A region of Streptomyces deccanensis DNA encodes the following proteins:
- a CDS encoding alpha/beta fold hydrolase, translating into MRDGNGTSRQDVFEVFSRDGTPIRGFSRPGPGETLVLVHGVAMDRRIWAESGFLDALPDAHVLALDLRGRGESGRVGTPEGHALRRYVEDVRAVLDGFGRARYSLFGTYFGGRIALQVAAVDTRVARAFSFCAHAEQVEIPGDAVEEEAVAVEGPGGHAYLRDHFTGRGAPPWMVEACSRVDPGELGAATRGLLHGSDRRTERGHPDQELVLITADGDADLAPFHAGERRLGARLWLVDAPTRIKAAGRLAEAGRRVAAVLAEGAPTDRTDRTDRTDRTDRTDRTDEARTTGTGVV; encoded by the coding sequence GTGCGGGACGGTAACGGCACGAGCCGTCAGGACGTCTTCGAGGTGTTCTCCCGCGACGGCACGCCGATCCGTGGCTTCAGCAGGCCAGGGCCGGGCGAGACCCTCGTCCTCGTCCACGGGGTGGCCATGGACCGGCGGATCTGGGCGGAGTCGGGGTTCCTCGACGCGCTCCCGGACGCCCATGTCCTCGCGCTCGACCTGCGGGGACGCGGGGAGAGCGGGCGGGTCGGCACGCCGGAGGGCCATGCCCTGCGCCGGTACGTCGAGGACGTCCGCGCGGTCCTCGACGGGTTCGGCCGGGCGCGGTACAGCCTGTTCGGCACGTACTTCGGCGGGCGGATCGCCCTCCAGGTCGCCGCCGTGGACACCCGGGTGGCCCGGGCGTTCTCCTTCTGCGCGCACGCCGAGCAGGTGGAGATCCCCGGGGACGCCGTCGAGGAGGAGGCGGTGGCCGTCGAGGGCCCCGGCGGGCACGCCTATCTGCGTGACCACTTCACCGGGCGAGGCGCCCCGCCGTGGATGGTCGAGGCCTGCTCCCGCGTCGACCCCGGCGAGCTGGGGGCGGCCACCCGCGGGCTGCTGCACGGCTCGGACCGGCGGACCGAACGCGGCCACCCCGACCAGGAGTTGGTGCTGATCACCGCCGACGGTGACGCGGACCTGGCGCCCTTCCACGCCGGGGAGCGACGGCTCGGCGCCCGCCTGTGGCTCGTCGACGCCCCGACCCGGATCAAGGCCGCCGGGCGTCTCGCGGAGGCCGGGCGACGGGTGGCGGCGGTACTGGCGGAGGGCGCCCCTACGGATCGCACGGACCGCACGGACCGCACGGACCGCACGGACCGCACGGACCGCACGGACGAGGCCCGTACGACCGGGACGGGGGTCGTATGA
- a CDS encoding amidohydrolase family protein produces MTATEDTMWRRRRGLLPDGDPLVRALEELAERGRGHRLRAVGLVDPATGRPGPPHDLTVTDGTVTAWTPTPPAADGRPAPYAAYAVPGFVDSHAHVSSAADLAGLLVHGVTGFRQLWGEPAHLYAAGVHRARHAVLPRPWVTAGVVDGPRSRIPQGVTVVDGVRSVRRVIEDALAFGFDGVKVYDDIERPVFETLVREAERAGLPVVGHVPEAVPLDLARRTMRSSEHLYGIVPNVFRLPPERRWDALAAALRDHPAPGTEPGHFVCPTLVCWRARSGERRYTRPSRVALQAVDEGRRRPWQSAARDALRLDAAEAHRRGGLVDELGRIARALTDTGTRLLAGTDCGNPFVLAGPSFHKELAELSRAGLDFAAVLRAATTHGYEATGRRAGPVAGDPADLVLYRRPPDGDVTALARPDAVLVDGVLLDGTDLDRLWALRLASSGLDASGWARGDLDPPVTTGRPTKETAHAG; encoded by the coding sequence ATGACGGCGACCGAGGACACCATGTGGCGCCGACGCCGGGGGCTGCTGCCCGACGGGGACCCGCTGGTGCGGGCCCTGGAGGAGCTGGCGGAGCGCGGGCGCGGGCATCGGCTGCGGGCCGTCGGTCTCGTCGACCCCGCCACCGGGCGGCCCGGCCCCCCGCACGACCTGACGGTGACCGACGGCACGGTCACCGCCTGGACCCCGACCCCGCCCGCCGCCGACGGGCGTCCGGCCCCGTACGCCGCGTACGCCGTGCCGGGCTTCGTCGACTCCCACGCGCATGTCTCGTCCGCCGCCGACCTGGCCGGCCTCCTCGTCCACGGCGTGACCGGCTTCCGGCAGCTGTGGGGCGAGCCGGCGCACCTGTACGCCGCCGGTGTGCACCGCGCCAGACACGCCGTCCTGCCCCGGCCCTGGGTCACCGCGGGGGTGGTCGACGGCCCCCGGTCGCGGATCCCGCAGGGGGTCACCGTCGTGGACGGGGTCCGGTCGGTCCGACGGGTGATCGAGGACGCGCTGGCGTTCGGTTTCGACGGGGTCAAGGTGTACGACGACATCGAGCGCCCGGTGTTCGAGACCCTGGTCCGGGAGGCGGAACGGGCCGGTCTGCCGGTCGTGGGCCATGTCCCCGAGGCAGTGCCCCTGGACCTGGCCCGTCGCACGATGCGGTCGTCCGAGCATCTGTACGGCATCGTGCCGAATGTGTTCCGACTGCCGCCCGAGCGGCGCTGGGACGCGCTGGCGGCGGCCCTGCGCGACCACCCGGCACCCGGCACCGAACCCGGTCACTTCGTCTGCCCCACCCTCGTGTGCTGGCGGGCCCGCAGCGGCGAGCGCCGGTACACCCGCCCCTCCCGCGTGGCCCTCCAGGCGGTGGACGAGGGCCGGCGCCGGCCCTGGCAGTCGGCGGCCCGCGACGCCCTCCGGCTGGACGCCGCCGAGGCGCACCGGCGCGGCGGCCTCGTCGACGAGCTGGGCCGGATCGCCCGCGCCCTGACGGACACGGGCACCCGGCTGCTGGCCGGCACGGACTGCGGCAACCCCTTCGTCCTCGCGGGCCCCTCCTTCCACAAGGAGCTGGCCGAACTCTCCCGCGCGGGGCTCGACTTCGCCGCCGTGCTGCGGGCGGCGACCACCCACGGGTACGAGGCCACGGGGCGGCGGGCGGGCCCGGTGGCCGGTGATCCGGCGGACCTGGTCCTGTACCGGCGGCCACCCGACGGCGACGTGACCGCCCTCGCCCGGCCCGACGCGGTGCTCGTCGACGGTGTCCTCCTCGACGGCACCGACCTCGACCGCCTGTGGGCGCTCCGGCTGGCCTCGTCCGGCCTCGACGCGTCCGGCTGGGCCCGCGGCGACCTCGACCCACCGGTCACCACCGGCCGACCCACGAAGGAGACAGCCCATGCAGGCTGA
- a CDS encoding cytochrome P450, producing MDFDFFAAPQQYRDAAAEHAGEHGAFYSDRGFWVLATYDGIVDAFKDEGTFTVGRVSAAEGAEEERWIPLTVEGREHTAWRQRLGAWFTPQRVRELTPSMRTGARRRIEGFLEKGEVSFNEDFARPYVLENLMTAVGWPPDGFDLLIAINRAMIDSRSAPDPRAAAYGELGLPALERFAREHIARRRAEPADDLTTASFDWEIDGARVTDDDRASLLCTLFLAGVDSTVNHLANAVQHLAHHEEDRRRFLAGPEVRPPAVEEFLRANSCMYPGRQAAAGGAGGVADRGDTVLLPLALANHDPEVFPEPGRIDFDRARNPHIAFGTGPHQCLGAAFARAQILVALEEWHALVPDYGPPPERRTAEPPFLRNSYDLRLIW from the coding sequence GTGGACTTCGACTTCTTCGCCGCCCCGCAGCAGTACCGCGACGCCGCCGCCGAACACGCCGGTGAGCACGGCGCCTTCTACAGCGACCGGGGCTTCTGGGTGCTGGCGACGTACGACGGGATCGTGGACGCGTTCAAGGACGAGGGCACCTTCACCGTCGGCCGGGTCAGTGCGGCGGAGGGCGCCGAGGAGGAGCGCTGGATCCCGCTGACCGTCGAGGGCCGCGAGCACACGGCGTGGCGACAGCGGCTGGGCGCCTGGTTCACCCCGCAGCGGGTGCGGGAGCTGACCCCGTCCATGCGGACGGGCGCCCGGCGGCGGATCGAGGGGTTCCTGGAGAAGGGCGAGGTGTCGTTCAACGAGGACTTCGCCCGGCCGTACGTCCTGGAGAACCTGATGACGGCGGTGGGCTGGCCGCCGGACGGGTTCGACCTGCTCATCGCCATCAACCGGGCGATGATCGACTCCCGTTCGGCGCCGGACCCCCGGGCGGCGGCGTACGGCGAGCTGGGGCTTCCGGCGCTGGAGCGGTTCGCCCGTGAGCACATCGCCCGGCGCCGCGCGGAGCCCGCCGACGACCTCACCACCGCCAGCTTCGACTGGGAGATCGACGGCGCCCGGGTCACCGACGACGACCGTGCCTCCCTGCTGTGCACGCTGTTCCTGGCGGGCGTCGACTCGACGGTGAACCACCTGGCCAACGCCGTCCAGCATCTCGCCCACCACGAGGAGGACCGGCGGCGGTTCCTGGCCGGGCCCGAGGTCCGGCCGCCCGCGGTCGAGGAGTTCCTGCGGGCCAACTCGTGCATGTACCCGGGCCGGCAGGCCGCGGCCGGCGGCGCGGGCGGGGTCGCGGACCGGGGCGACACGGTGCTGCTTCCGCTGGCCCTCGCCAACCACGACCCCGAGGTGTTCCCGGAGCCCGGCCGGATCGACTTCGACCGGGCGCGCAATCCGCACATCGCCTTCGGCACCGGCCCCCACCAGTGCCTCGGCGCGGCCTTCGCGCGCGCCCAGATCCTGGTGGCCCTGGAGGAGTGGCACGCCCTGGTCCCGGACTACGGGCCGCCTCCCGAGCGGCGTACGGCCGAGCCGCCGTTCCTGCGCAACTCCTACGACCTGAGGCTCATCTGGTGA
- a CDS encoding RiPP maturation radical SAM C-methyltransferase, whose translation MTGTTERTGVDGTTAPTGPPEPAGAGRVALVSMPWNNVRRPSIQVGTLRSVARAEGWRVDSHYAYLSFYGLARTALGMGDAEWSRAYETVSEGLYQLSVGDWIFACRDGGAAPREAYFRMLRAKGVDDATIELVDALREVADRHVERTAAELLASAPDVIGFTSTFSQNGPTLAVAERLRELGHDGVIVLGGSNCEGSMGRALLANYPAVDAIVDGPGEDAFVALLRQAEAGGPPRSHGRLVTRLPAVADSAPAGISVGQSLEVPTPDYDGFFEQLHAAGLHSLEPEITLPVEFSRGCWWGAKTHCTFCGLNGATMTYRSKNPDTVADELRHLMDRYGVLDFFAVDNILDLKYLDTALPLVEKLNTDHSLFFEVKANMEWADIQAARRAGVRSVQPGIESLSTEGLRLLKKGATAFQNIRFLLGCAEFGVLPVWNILTGFPHETPESMLTQIDLLPSLTHLEPPDNDILAVHFDRFSPYVEHPQDYGLTLTHPLPGYQYAYPRLSPGDLWDLAYHFEGDFTEDPRNTAVRERLATAVHQWRTQHHRARFTYRLGFDAVTLTDHRPGLPAHTTVLRGADARLFRAIIGGTRFRDLQSQEGLEQPLEKLHSWQEKRWVYIEGTKVIALPVREKPSAYRTPPRKGTPRRSRTVVPLTLTGPSPSRQPG comes from the coding sequence ATGACCGGGACGACCGAAAGGACAGGGGTGGACGGGACGACCGCGCCCACCGGCCCGCCGGAGCCCGCCGGGGCCGGCCGAGTGGCCCTCGTGTCCATGCCCTGGAACAACGTGCGCCGCCCCTCCATCCAGGTGGGCACCCTGCGGTCCGTCGCCCGTGCCGAGGGGTGGCGGGTCGACTCGCACTACGCCTACCTCTCCTTCTACGGCCTCGCCCGCACGGCCCTCGGCATGGGGGACGCCGAGTGGTCCCGCGCGTACGAGACGGTGTCGGAGGGGCTGTACCAGCTGTCCGTCGGCGACTGGATCTTCGCGTGCCGTGACGGCGGGGCGGCTCCGCGCGAGGCGTACTTCCGGATGCTGCGCGCCAAGGGTGTCGACGACGCGACGATCGAGCTGGTCGACGCGTTGCGCGAGGTGGCGGACCGGCATGTGGAGCGGACAGCCGCCGAGTTGCTGGCCTCGGCTCCCGATGTCATCGGTTTCACCAGCACCTTCAGTCAGAACGGCCCGACGCTCGCAGTGGCCGAGCGCCTGCGGGAGCTCGGCCACGACGGGGTGATCGTGCTGGGCGGCAGCAACTGCGAGGGGTCGATGGGCCGCGCCCTCCTCGCCAACTACCCGGCGGTGGACGCCATCGTGGACGGCCCCGGCGAGGACGCCTTCGTCGCCCTGCTCCGCCAGGCCGAGGCCGGCGGCCCGCCGCGCTCCCACGGCCGTCTGGTCACCCGGCTGCCCGCCGTCGCCGACAGCGCTCCGGCCGGCATCTCCGTCGGCCAGTCGCTCGAGGTGCCCACCCCCGACTACGACGGTTTCTTCGAGCAGTTGCACGCCGCCGGACTGCACAGCCTCGAACCCGAGATCACCCTGCCCGTGGAGTTCTCCCGAGGCTGCTGGTGGGGCGCCAAGACCCACTGCACCTTCTGCGGCCTCAACGGCGCGACCATGACGTACCGCAGCAAGAACCCCGACACCGTCGCCGACGAACTCCGCCACCTCATGGACCGCTACGGCGTCCTCGACTTCTTCGCCGTCGACAACATCCTCGACCTCAAATACCTCGACACGGCACTGCCGCTGGTGGAGAAACTCAACACCGACCATTCCCTGTTCTTCGAGGTCAAGGCCAACATGGAATGGGCCGACATCCAGGCCGCCCGTCGCGCCGGAGTCCGCTCCGTGCAGCCCGGAATCGAAAGTCTCAGCACCGAGGGGCTACGGCTGCTGAAGAAAGGCGCGACCGCCTTCCAGAACATCCGGTTCCTGCTCGGCTGCGCCGAATTCGGTGTCCTGCCGGTGTGGAACATCCTCACCGGATTTCCCCACGAAACCCCGGAGTCGATGCTCACCCAGATCGACCTGCTGCCTTCCCTGACCCATCTCGAACCACCCGACAACGACATCCTGGCCGTGCACTTCGACCGGTTCAGCCCGTACGTGGAACACCCGCAGGACTACGGCCTCACCCTCACCCACCCGCTGCCCGGCTACCAGTACGCCTACCCCCGCCTCTCCCCCGGCGACCTGTGGGACCTCGCCTACCACTTCGAGGGCGACTTCACCGAGGACCCCCGCAACACCGCCGTCCGCGAACGCCTCGCCACGGCCGTCCACCAGTGGCGCACCCAGCACCACCGGGCCCGTTTCACCTACCGCCTCGGCTTCGACGCCGTCACCCTCACCGACCACCGGCCCGGCCTGCCCGCCCACACCACCGTCCTGCGCGGCGCGGACGCCCGGCTCTTCCGCGCGATCATCGGCGGAACCCGGTTCCGCGATCTCCAGAGTCAGGAAGGTCTGGAGCAGCCCCTGGAAAAACTCCACAGCTGGCAGGAGAAAAGGTGGGTCTATATCGAGGGCACCAAGGTCATCGCCCTCCCCGTACGCGAAAAACCCTCCGCCTATCGCACCCCGCCCCGCAAGGGAACTCCCCGCAGGTCCCGAACCGTCGTACCCCTCACGCTCACCGGTCCGTCTCCCTCGCGGCAGCCTGGCTGA
- a CDS encoding DUF2087 domain-containing protein — protein MTTAPTEDQTRAEDLPPSCRDLIGILAQTDRRDAFAALALGATSVAQVAERAGLRPAAAAVALRKLVDGRIAAYDAEARTYRLIDDTFRLAVQAEVRISGRGGGDGAGAYFRKGRLTSIPGRAEVRSRVLAVVADSFEAGVTYSEAKVNAICGQWFDDWVTLRRALVDEELLRRDESGTQYERV, from the coding sequence ATGACCACGGCCCCCACCGAGGACCAGACCCGCGCCGAGGACCTGCCGCCGTCCTGCCGGGACCTGATCGGCATCCTCGCCCAGACGGACCGGCGTGACGCCTTCGCGGCCCTCGCGCTCGGCGCGACCTCCGTGGCGCAGGTGGCGGAGCGGGCGGGCCTGCGCCCGGCCGCCGCCGCCGTCGCGCTGCGAAAGCTCGTCGACGGGCGGATCGCCGCGTACGACGCCGAGGCCCGCACCTACCGGCTGATCGACGACACGTTCCGGCTGGCCGTCCAGGCGGAGGTCAGGATCTCCGGCCGGGGCGGCGGTGACGGGGCGGGGGCGTACTTCCGCAAAGGGCGGCTGACCTCCATCCCCGGCAGGGCGGAGGTCCGCAGCCGGGTGCTCGCCGTCGTGGCCGACTCCTTCGAGGCCGGTGTCACCTACTCGGAGGCCAAGGTCAACGCGATCTGCGGCCAGTGGTTCGACGACTGGGTGACCCTGCGCCGGGCGCTCGTGGACGAGGAGCTGCTGCGCCGCGACGAGTCGGGCACCCAGTACGAACGCGTATGA
- a CDS encoding leucyl aminopeptidase family protein gives MTRVVAGDVGTDAAGAADRGADVVAYGRHTGAAVGAFSRRRGFVARPGQVVAEPSADGRAVVLNVGLGPAGSATAATFRAAAAASVRAAGPARSLRLELALADGSGVPAADRARAVAEGAVLGLYRYDEYRSTRAANPLAEVIVATPERRAVAEGLAAAEATCLARDLVNCPAGALTPPAFADRIRELAHASGLDCAVYEGAGLTELGLTGLTAVGRGSAEPPRYVELTYDPPEAGPALTVGLVGKGVTFDSGGLSLKPSGERHAMKADMGGAAAVVAALTALPRLGLPLRVRGHLPLAENMPDGGALRVGDVVRHLDGTTTEITHTDNEGRVVLADVLVRATGPGPHGSDLVVDVATLTSAAVHALGTRTGALFTPDDRLARTLLTASERAGESFCRLPLLAHERRHLRSPVADRVNCSHRFGDTVQAALFLQDFVAAGVPWAHLDIAAPAFNDEGPYAEVPYGGTGFAVRTLIETLRVLSEGSPDVP, from the coding sequence ATGACACGGGTCGTCGCCGGTGACGTCGGCACGGACGCGGCGGGCGCGGCCGACCGGGGGGCCGACGTCGTCGCGTACGGCCGGCACACGGGCGCGGCCGTCGGCGCCTTCAGCCGCCGCCGGGGCTTCGTGGCGCGGCCCGGGCAGGTGGTCGCCGAGCCGTCCGCCGACGGCCGTGCGGTGGTGCTCAACGTGGGCCTGGGGCCCGCGGGTTCGGCCACGGCCGCCACGTTCCGCGCCGCGGCCGCCGCCTCGGTGCGGGCCGCGGGGCCCGCCCGTTCGCTCCGTCTGGAGCTCGCGCTGGCCGACGGCAGCGGGGTGCCAGCTGCCGACCGGGCCCGGGCCGTGGCGGAGGGCGCGGTGCTGGGCCTGTACCGCTACGACGAGTACCGCTCGACGCGGGCCGCGAACCCCCTGGCCGAGGTGATCGTGGCGACCCCGGAGCGGCGGGCGGTCGCCGAGGGCCTGGCCGCCGCCGAGGCCACCTGTCTGGCCCGCGACCTCGTCAACTGCCCGGCCGGGGCCCTCACTCCCCCGGCGTTCGCCGACCGGATCCGCGAGCTGGCGCACGCCTCCGGCCTCGACTGCGCGGTGTACGAGGGCGCCGGCCTGACGGAGCTGGGCCTCACCGGCCTGACCGCCGTGGGCCGGGGCTCGGCGGAACCGCCCCGGTACGTGGAGCTGACGTACGACCCGCCGGAGGCCGGCCCGGCCCTCACCGTCGGGCTGGTCGGCAAGGGCGTCACCTTCGACTCCGGCGGGCTGTCCCTGAAGCCGTCCGGCGAGCGGCACGCGATGAAGGCCGACATGGGCGGCGCGGCGGCCGTCGTCGCCGCGCTGACGGCCCTGCCCCGTCTCGGCCTGCCCCTGCGGGTACGCGGCCACCTGCCCCTCGCCGAGAACATGCCGGACGGCGGCGCCCTGCGCGTGGGTGACGTCGTACGTCATCTGGACGGTACGACGACGGAGATCACCCACACGGACAACGAGGGCCGGGTGGTGCTGGCCGACGTCCTGGTCCGGGCGACCGGCCCCGGCCCGCACGGCAGCGACCTCGTGGTCGACGTGGCCACCCTCACCTCCGCCGCCGTCCACGCGCTCGGCACCCGCACCGGGGCCCTGTTCACACCGGACGACCGGCTGGCCCGGACGCTGCTGACCGCTTCGGAGCGGGCCGGTGAGTCGTTCTGCCGGCTACCGCTGCTCGCCCATGAGCGGCGGCATCTGCGCTCCCCCGTGGCCGACCGGGTGAACTGTTCGCACCGGTTCGGGGACACCGTCCAGGCGGCCCTCTTCCTCCAGGACTTCGTCGCCGCCGGTGTCCCCTGGGCCCACCTCGACATCGCCGCGCCCGCGTTCAACGACGAGGGTCCGTACGCCGAAGTGCCGTACGGCGGTACCGGGTTCGCGGTGCGCACGCTGATCGAGACGCTGCGCGTCCTCTCCGAAGGCTCACCGGACGTCCCCTGA
- a CDS encoding PTS transporter subunit EIIC has product MSTATAPSAAPAKKWGSGLMQGLQKVGRSLQLPIAVLPAAGLLVRLGQPDVFGADGLGWDKVAAVFDKAGGAITGNLAMLFCIGVAIGFAKKSDGSTALAALVGFLVYSKVLEAFPVTEAKIAKGADIAATYNNPGVLGGIVMGLLSAVLWQRYHRKKLPDWLGFFNGRRLVPIIMAFVGVAVGVFFGLVWEPIGEAIGSFGEWMTGLGSAGAALFGAINRALIPIGMHQFVNTVAWFQLGEFKDAAGVVSHGDLSRYLAGDPTAGMFMSGFFPIMMFGLPAAALAIAHTARPERRKVVTGMMVSLALTSFVTGVTEPIEFSFMFIAPLLYVIHALLTALSMAITWALGVHAGFNFSAGFIDYALNWNLATKPWLIVPIGLVFGVIYYVVFRFAIVRFNLPTPGREPEEEIEDLTKA; this is encoded by the coding sequence ATGAGCACCGCCACCGCGCCCTCGGCGGCCCCTGCGAAGAAGTGGGGATCAGGCCTGATGCAGGGCCTGCAGAAGGTCGGCCGCAGTCTGCAGCTGCCGATCGCCGTACTGCCGGCCGCCGGCCTGCTGGTCCGGCTCGGCCAGCCGGACGTCTTCGGGGCCGACGGCCTCGGCTGGGACAAGGTCGCCGCGGTCTTCGACAAGGCGGGCGGCGCCATCACCGGCAACCTCGCGATGCTCTTCTGCATCGGCGTCGCGATCGGCTTCGCCAAGAAGTCCGACGGCTCGACCGCCCTCGCCGCGCTCGTGGGCTTCCTGGTCTACAGCAAGGTCCTGGAAGCGTTCCCGGTGACCGAGGCCAAGATCGCCAAGGGCGCGGACATCGCCGCGACGTACAACAACCCCGGGGTCCTCGGCGGCATCGTCATGGGTCTGCTCTCGGCGGTCCTGTGGCAGCGGTACCACCGCAAGAAGCTGCCGGACTGGCTCGGCTTCTTCAACGGCCGCCGCCTGGTGCCGATCATCATGGCCTTCGTCGGTGTCGCGGTCGGTGTCTTCTTCGGCCTGGTCTGGGAGCCGATCGGTGAGGCCATCGGCAGCTTCGGCGAGTGGATGACCGGCCTCGGTTCGGCCGGCGCGGCCCTGTTCGGCGCGATCAACCGGGCGCTCATCCCGATCGGCATGCACCAGTTCGTCAACACGGTGGCGTGGTTCCAGCTCGGTGAGTTCAAGGACGCCGCCGGCGTCGTCTCGCACGGCGACCTGAGCCGCTACCTGGCCGGTGACCCGACCGCCGGGATGTTCATGTCCGGCTTCTTCCCGATCATGATGTTCGGCCTCCCGGCCGCGGCCCTGGCCATCGCCCACACCGCCCGCCCCGAGCGCCGCAAGGTCGTCACGGGCATGATGGTCTCGCTCGCCCTGACGTCCTTCGTCACGGGCGTGACCGAGCCGATCGAGTTCTCGTTCATGTTCATCGCCCCGCTCCTCTACGTGATCCACGCGCTGCTGACCGCGCTCTCCATGGCCATCACCTGGGCGCTGGGCGTCCACGCCGGCTTCAACTTCTCCGCCGGCTTCATCGACTACGCCCTGAACTGGAACCTGGCCACCAAACCCTGGCTGATCGTCCCCATCGGCCTGGTGTTCGGCGTCATCTACTACGTCGTCTTCCGCTTCGCCATCGTCAGGTTCAACCTCCCCACCCCGGGCCGCGAGCCCGAGGAGGAGATCGAGGACCTCACGAAGGCGTAG
- a CDS encoding MBL fold metallo-hydrolase: MKLTVVGCSGSFPSAESACSSYLVEADGFRLLLDMGNGALGELQRHCGLYDLDAIFLSHLHADHCIDMCAYFVARYYRHDGGRCDPLPVYGPEGTEQRLTTAYADTPSASSMSEVFDFHTVKPSTFEIGPFTVHTERVAHPVEAYGIRIEHGGRVLTYSGDTGVTDTLDELARDADLFLCEAAFTHGKENIPDLHLNGREAGETATRAGARRLVLTHIPPWTDPQINLADAREVYDGPVELAVPRTSYEI; the protein is encoded by the coding sequence ATGAAGCTCACCGTCGTCGGCTGCTCGGGGTCGTTCCCGTCCGCGGAATCGGCCTGTTCGAGCTACCTCGTAGAGGCCGACGGCTTCCGGCTGCTCCTCGACATGGGCAACGGTGCCCTCGGCGAGCTGCAGCGCCACTGCGGTCTCTACGACCTCGACGCGATCTTCCTCAGCCATCTGCACGCCGACCACTGCATCGACATGTGCGCGTACTTCGTCGCACGGTACTACCGCCATGACGGCGGCCGCTGCGACCCCCTCCCGGTCTACGGACCCGAGGGCACCGAACAGCGCCTCACCACGGCCTACGCCGACACCCCGTCGGCCTCCTCCATGAGCGAGGTCTTCGACTTCCACACCGTCAAGCCGAGCACGTTCGAGATCGGCCCCTTCACCGTCCACACGGAGCGGGTCGCCCACCCCGTCGAGGCGTACGGCATCCGCATCGAACACGGTGGCCGGGTGCTGACCTACTCCGGGGACACCGGGGTCACCGACACCCTGGACGAACTGGCCCGCGACGCCGACCTGTTCCTCTGCGAGGCCGCCTTCACCCACGGCAAGGAGAACATCCCGGACCTCCACCTCAACGGCCGCGAGGCCGGGGAGACGGCCACCCGGGCGGGCGCCCGCCGTCTGGTCCTCACCCACATCCCGCCGTGGACCGACCCGCAGATCAACCTGGCCGACGCCCGCGAGGTGTACGACGGCCCGGTGGAGCTGGCGGTGCCCAGGACGTCGTACGAGATCTGA